AGGAAGACATAGATGGGTCCGTAGCGTTTGGCGTTTTCGAACGGGGAGTCGGTATCCAGAATGAGCTTGCGCACGCTTTGTGTCAGCAGGAAGGCGATGGTGGCGCCGATCAAGGGCGAGATCACCCAACTCGCGACGATGCCGCCGACCTTCTGCCACTCGACGGCGCTCAGCCCGAGGCCGACCATTCCGAAGCCGACAAGAGCGCCGACGATGGTGTGGGTAGTGGAAACCGGCCAGCCGAAGTAGCTCGCCACCATCAACCACACTCCCGCTGCCAGCAGCGCCGAGAGCATGCCGTAGACCAGGATCTCCGGCGACGGCACGGCGGCGGCGTCAATGATGCCCTTGCGAATGGTGCCGGTGACATGACCGCCGGCCAAAAAGGCTCCCGCAAACTCGAAAATGGCGGCGATGATGATCGCCCGGCGAACGGTGATGGCGCCGGAGCCGACGGAGGTACCCATGGCGTTCGCGACGTCGTTGGCGCCGACACCCCAGGTCATGTAGAGGGCGAAGATGATCGCCAGGGTGACGAGAATCAGTGCATATTCCAAAGGGTCTCCCTCCCTGCAGTCCTCAGCGAGCGATCAAAAGTCGCAGGCGATCGCCGACGTTCTCGGCATAGTCGGCGAGGCGACCGATACGCTGGATCTGGTCATACCAAAAGACCACCGTCAGCGGCTTCAACTGGTCCTCGTTCTCGAACAGCGTTCGGCTGAGGTTCATGCCCATGTCGTCGGTCTCCGTCTCGAGAGCGTTCAAGGCATCGACCATCTCCTCTACCTTGTCACCGGCGCGACCGCGGAAACCCATCTCGATCAGCTCGTCGAGTTCGTGGATGACCTCCGCGCACTTGGCTACAGCGTCGCGGGTTTTCAGTACGTAGGGCAAGATTTGGCCTTTAAGAACGTCCGGCACCGTCATCTTTCTCAGGGTCAGAAGGCCGGCGACATCCTGAGCCGTGTCGGCGATGTTGTCCTGCGCGTTGAGAAGATCGAGCAGGTCGCGGCGATCGACCGGCAGGAAAAGGCCTTTAGGCAGGTGGGACCGGATTTCGTTCTTAATGCTGTCGGCTCTTCGTTCGAGTTCGAAGATCTCTTCCTTGCGTTCGAAGAGCTTTTCGTCGTCGCCGGAGGTTAGGGCTTTGAAGAGAAGAACGGTTTTCTCAACACACTCTTCGACGACTTCCATGTGCTGCTGCATGGGACGGAACGGAGATCTGCCGAACAGGCCGGCCAAGGTGCTTTTCGCCTTCATGCTGGGTCCTTTTGTTCGTCGTCCGGGGCCGGCGCGATGTCGGTCCCTATCCGGTGGCGCGATGCTTTCGACAGGCCGAGATTTCCTAGGCAAGGATCGGCGTCAGGCCGGTTTCTCGATGTAGGTAATGTCCGAGGCGAGACTACCACTCCAGGTGTCGCCGTGACCCGCGAGCGATTCGGTCAGACGTAGTAGAGGATCAAGCAGGCTGCGAGTAGCAGCGTGGCCCACAGCACCATGGTGCGGGTGGTCCAGATTCCGCCGAGCCAGCCGGTGGGGCCGAGGGCTTGGCCGGAGCGTTCGAGCAGGCGGTGGAGGCCGCCCACGAAGGCGGAGCGGAGAGCGCGGTCGACGGTGGCGCCGTGGCGGTGGAGCCACTCGGCCAAGGCGCGTCCCGGCTTCCTATAGAACCAGTCCGTGTCGAGCACCGTGGAGCGCAGCTCCGGTGGGTAGGCGCCGATGCGGTTCAACACCGTGAAGGCCAGGGCCGAGAACATCAGAAGCTGGATTTGGGTGATGACGTGGGCCATGGTGTACGGCTCATAGGTCACCGGGAAGGGCAAGAGCGGGTAGAGCAGCTTGTGCGGGAACATGCCGATGGCGAGGCAGGGCAACGCCGTCAGCGCCATCGCCCACAGCATGTTCTTAGGCGCCTCGCCTGCGAAGTCGCGCTTCTCGGGAGCGAACTTCTTCCACTTGCCGGTGTCGTGGTGGAAGAAGGCGAAGAAGGGGATCTTGATCCCCGAGTGGTGGAAAACGCCGGCGGAAGCAAAGAGCAGGATCAGGTAGACGACGGTGCGGTGCTGGTATGCCGCTTCGCTGAGGATCAACGCTTTGGCGACGAAGCCCGAGAACAGCGGGAAGGCCGAAATGGACGCCGCGCCGACGATGCAGAAGGCGGTGGTCCAGGGCATTTTCTTGTAGAGGCCGCCCAGTTCCGAGCCCTTGGCGGTGCCGGCGTAGTTCAGGACGGCGCCCATCGACATGAAGAGCAGCGCCTTGTAGAGGATGTGGACGAAGGCGTGCGCCGCCGTACCGTTCAGGGACAGCTCCGTTCCCAGGCCGATGCCCACCACCATGAAGCCGAGCTGGTTGTTCAGGCTGTAGGCCAGCACCCGCCGGAGGTCGTTCTCGATCACCGCGAAAAAGATTGGGAATGCGGTCATAGCGGCGCCGATGGGGATCAGAATCTCGGTGCCGGCGAAGCCGCGGGCCAAGGCGTAGATCGCCAGCTTGGTGGTGAAGGCCGAGAGAAAGACGGTGCCGGTGACGGTGGCCTCCGGGTAGGCATCCTGCAGCCAGTTGTGGAGGAGCGGAAAGGCTGCCTTGATACCGAAGGCCAGGAAGATCAGCAGGCCCCCCAGGGTGTCCAAGTTGAGGGCGCCAAAGGCCAGCGAGCCGGAATCCCCGAAGTGGTAGAGGGCGCCGGCCAGCAACAGCACGCCGGAACCCACCTGGGCCACCAGGTAGCGCATGCCAGCGTGGTGGGCGCGCTCGCGACGCCGCGCCCAGATCAGGAACACCGAGGAAAGGGCCGTCAGCTCCCAGTAGACGAACAGCGTCACCAGGTCGCCGGAGAACACCGCGCCGATGGCCGCGCCGGCGTAGATCAAACCGGAGACGTGCTGCAGGGTGTCCTCGACGTGGAAGGCGTACAGCGCGCTGACGAAGGCCGCCAGATGGAAGACATATCCCCACACCAGGCTCAGGCGGTCCACTCGCACCGGCATCAGCTCGTAGCCGAAGATCTCGTAGGCGACGGTGGTGCCTTCGGGCAAGAAACTCAGGAGGTGCCAGGCGCTCAAGAGCGGCAGGATGACCAGCGC
This is a stretch of genomic DNA from Acidobacteriota bacterium. It encodes these proteins:
- a CDS encoding TIGR00153 family protein is translated as MKAKSTLAGLFGRSPFRPMQQHMEVVEECVEKTVLLFKALTSGDDEKLFERKEEIFELERRADSIKNEIRSHLPKGLFLPVDRRDLLDLLNAQDNIADTAQDVAGLLTLRKMTVPDVLKGQILPYVLKTRDAVAKCAEVIHELDELIEMGFRGRAGDKVEEMVDALNALETETDDMGMNLSRTLFENEDQLKPLTVVFWYDQIQRIGRLADYAENVGDRLRLLIAR
- a CDS encoding Na(+)/H(+) antiporter subunit D, translated to MADFLATLPPGLLLIGGGLLLALLRGRIQRWALVILPLLSAWHLLSFLPEGTTVAYEIFGYELMPVRVDRLSLVWGYVFHLAAFVSALYAFHVEDTLQHVSGLIYAGAAIGAVFSGDLVTLFVYWELTALSSVFLIWARRRERAHHAGMRYLVAQVGSGVLLLAGALYHFGDSGSLAFGALNLDTLGGLLIFLAFGIKAAFPLLHNWLQDAYPEATVTGTVFLSAFTTKLAIYALARGFAGTEILIPIGAAMTAFPIFFAVIENDLRRVLAYSLNNQLGFMVVGIGLGTELSLNGTAAHAFVHILYKALLFMSMGAVLNYAGTAKGSELGGLYKKMPWTTAFCIVGAASISAFPLFSGFVAKALILSEAAYQHRTVVYLILLFASAGVFHHSGIKIPFFAFFHHDTGKWKKFAPEKRDFAGEAPKNMLWAMALTALPCLAIGMFPHKLLYPLLPFPVTYEPYTMAHVITQIQLLMFSALAFTVLNRIGAYPPELRSTVLDTDWFYRKPGRALAEWLHRHGATVDRALRSAFVGGLHRLLERSGQALGPTGWLGGIWTTRTMVLWATLLLAACLILYYV